In Tiliqua scincoides isolate rTilSci1 chromosome 1, rTilSci1.hap2, whole genome shotgun sequence, the following are encoded in one genomic region:
- the SLC35D3 gene encoding solute carrier family 35 member D3 yields MQRCRGRALGVWVAVAHGLFSGSLNILLKFLISRYRFAFLTLLQCLTSCTAALSLELLRRRGALDLPPFGLRLARPFAGVAVLSTLQSSLTLWSLRGLSLPMYVVFKRCLPLVTLLIGVLVLKNGVPSAGVLAAVLITTCGAALAGAGDLTGDPIGYVTGVLAVLVHAAYLVLIQKTSADSDYGPLTAQYAIAVSSTPFLIIFAFASMDAINVWSFPGWKDPAMTCIFIACVLIGCAMNFTTLHCTYINSAVTTSFVGVVKSIATITVGMVAFNDVEPTKLFIAGVIVNTVGSIIYCVVKYIETRKQSKYEDLEEETREEEKKEFEGDQPPFVMEEISNETEPGDTTIEELANGSSHQSTEEKDKIMRETSAPIIPEGNTKSEGVNKSSLKEAYLGVWRLVRGANYMKKDYLVENEELPSP; encoded by the exons ATGCAGCGGTGCCGGGGCCGGGCGCTGGGCGTGTGGGTGGCGGTGGCGCACGGGCTCTTCTCGGGCTCGCTGAACATCCTGCTGAAGTTCCTGATCAGCCGCTACCGCTTCGCCTTCCTGACGCTGCTGCAGTGCCTGACCAGCTGCACGGCGGCGCTCAGCCTGGAGCTGCTGCGGCGCAGGGGCGCCCTGGACCTGCCGCCCTTCGGGCTCCGCCTGGCGCGCCCCTTCGCCGGCGTGGCCGTGCTGTCCACGCTGCAGTCCAGCCTCACCCTCTGGTCGCTGCGCGGGCTCAGCCTGCCCATGTACGTGGTCTTCAAGCGCTGCCTGCCCCTCGTCACCCTCCTCATCGGAGTGCTAGTCCTCAAGAACGGCGTGCCCTCCGCGGGCGTCCTGGCCGCCGTCCTCATCACCACCTGCGGCGCGGCTCTGGCAG GTGCGGGTGACCTGACCGGTGATCCCATTGGGTATGTGACTGGAGTGCTGGCTGTGTTGGTGCATGCAGCATATTTGGTACTTATTCAAAAGACAAGTGCAGACAGTGACTACGGGCCCCTGACAGCCCAATATGCCATTGCTGTTTCATCCACACCTTTTCTCATTATCTTTGCCTTTGCCAGCATGGATGCTATCAACGTCTGGTCCTTCCCAGGTTGGAAAGATCCTGCCATGACATGCATCTTTATTGCGTGTGTCTTGATAGGCTGTGCCATGAATTTTACCACCCTTCACTGCACCTACATCAACTCAGCTGTAACCACCAGTTTCGTCGGAGTGGTGAAGAGCATTGCAACCATCAcagttggcatggttgcattcaACGATGTAGAGCCCACAAAACTGTTTATAGCAGGAGTGATAGTAAATACTGTGGGCTCCATCATTTATTGTGTGGTCAAGTATATTGAAACGAGAAAACAGAGTAAGTATGAAGATCTGGAGGAGGAAActagagaggaggagaagaaagaatttGAAGGAGACCAGCCACCATTTGTAATGGAGGAGATATCCAATGAGACAGAACCTGGAGATACAACAATAGAGGAGTTGGCAAATGGAAGCAGTCATCAAAGCACAGAAGAGAAGGACAAGATTATGAGAGAAACAAGTGCACCCATTATTCCTGAAGGCAACACCAAATCTGAAGGAGTTAACAAAAGTTCATTAAAGGAAGCCTATCTTGGAGTATGGAGGTTGGTTAGGGGGGCTAATTACATGAAGAAGGATTACCTAGTAGAGAATGAGGAGTTACCAAGTCCTTAA